A genomic stretch from Mycobacterium paraterrae includes:
- a CDS encoding hemophore-related protein, protein MSLAEFLSRRAVVSTVAVAALLSSAGQAAADPSPRPPNCSAADVAGVAAGVASALTTYLYTHPDVNGFYTGLQDQPKDQIGGQVQDYFSANPQEEADLEAIRQPMKDIRERCHWTPLLGQGAA, encoded by the coding sequence GTGTCTCTCGCAGAATTCCTTTCGCGGCGGGCGGTGGTGAGTACCGTCGCGGTCGCGGCGCTGCTCTCCTCCGCCGGGCAAGCGGCAGCCGACCCGTCGCCCCGACCACCCAACTGCTCGGCGGCCGACGTCGCCGGGGTCGCGGCGGGAGTCGCCTCGGCGTTGACGACCTACCTCTACACACACCCCGACGTGAATGGGTTCTACACCGGGCTCCAGGACCAGCCGAAGGACCAGATCGGCGGCCAAGTGCAGGACTATTTCAGCGCCAACCCGCAAGAAGAGGCGGACCTCGAAGCGATTCGGCAGCCGATGAAAGACATCCGCGAGCGCTGCCACTGGACACCGTTGCTCGGGCAGGGCGCCGCATGA
- a CDS encoding sigma-70 family RNA polymerase sigma factor: MPVQEDFIEQAAPFRGELIAHCYRMLGSAHDAEDLVQETYLRGWRGYSEFEGRAALRTWLYRIATTACLRALENRARRVLPAGLGAGSEDPDVELDGPGGHYQWLEPLPDLKTPENTVGVRQSVRLAIATALQELPARQRAVLILRDVVQFSAAEVAELLDTTPASVNSALQRARARLAEVAPSEDDAGEPDDAERRQLLDRYCAAFENADLAALTELLQTDIRLEMPPLSTWFTGRDAVTRFLARRAFAEAGDVVLVHTSANGQPAVAEYRRAADGVLRAHSIHVLTPGATGIARMVVFLDPALFAVFDLPPTR; the protein is encoded by the coding sequence GTGCCCGTCCAGGAGGACTTCATCGAACAGGCGGCGCCGTTTCGCGGCGAGCTGATCGCGCACTGCTATCGCATGCTCGGTTCGGCGCACGACGCCGAGGACCTCGTCCAAGAGACCTACCTGCGCGGGTGGCGTGGCTATTCCGAATTCGAGGGGCGGGCAGCGCTACGGACGTGGCTGTACCGAATCGCCACGACCGCCTGCCTGCGCGCACTCGAGAATCGCGCCCGCCGCGTGCTACCCGCCGGGCTGGGTGCCGGCTCGGAAGATCCGGATGTCGAACTCGACGGCCCGGGCGGCCACTACCAGTGGCTGGAGCCGCTGCCGGACCTGAAGACGCCGGAGAACACGGTGGGCGTGCGTCAGAGCGTGCGGCTGGCGATCGCCACGGCGCTGCAGGAGCTGCCCGCACGCCAGCGCGCGGTCCTGATTTTGCGCGACGTCGTCCAGTTCAGTGCCGCCGAGGTCGCGGAGCTTCTGGACACCACCCCGGCGTCGGTCAACAGCGCGCTGCAACGGGCGCGCGCCCGCCTCGCCGAGGTGGCGCCGAGCGAAGACGACGCGGGCGAGCCGGACGACGCCGAGCGTCGCCAGCTCCTCGACCGCTACTGCGCGGCCTTCGAAAACGCCGACCTCGCGGCTCTCACCGAACTGCTGCAGACCGACATCCGGCTCGAAATGCCGCCGCTATCAACCTGGTTCACCGGCCGTGACGCCGTCACCCGATTCCTGGCCCGGCGCGCCTTCGCCGAAGCCGGTGACGTGGTGCTCGTTCACACCTCCGCCAACGGGCAGCCCGCCGTCGCCGAATACCGCCGCGCCGCAGACGGTGTGCTGCGGGCGCACTCCATCCACGTCCTCACTCCGGGCGCTACGGGCATCGCGCGCATGGTGGTCTTTCTCGACCCGGCGCTGTTTGCAGTGTTCGATCTGCCGCCGACACGTTGA
- a CDS encoding SDR family NAD(P)-dependent oxidoreductase produces the protein MVRVADKSVLVTGGNRGIGRALVEEALRRGATRVYVGTRAPLSHPDERVEPLALDVTSATQIQSAADEVESLDVLINNAGLALYDDLTDFSVLERHLAVNLYGPYRMIEAFLPLLTRSGGAVVNNLSVNALAPLPLIPAYSLSKAAAFNLTQSLRALLAGRGVSVHAVLTGPVDTDMTRGLDIAKSSPEAVARAIFDGLEQGDEDIFPDPFTAPLAESWNDGPARTLERLYAALLANAKQ, from the coding sequence ATGGTGAGAGTCGCCGACAAATCGGTCTTGGTCACCGGTGGTAATCGCGGCATTGGGCGGGCGCTGGTCGAGGAAGCCTTGAGAAGAGGCGCGACGCGCGTGTACGTCGGCACCCGCGCGCCCCTGAGCCACCCAGATGAACGGGTCGAACCGCTGGCCTTGGATGTGACCAGCGCGACGCAGATTCAGAGCGCAGCCGACGAAGTCGAATCGCTCGACGTGCTGATCAACAACGCCGGACTGGCGCTGTATGACGACCTCACTGATTTTTCCGTCCTCGAACGCCATCTTGCCGTCAATCTCTATGGCCCCTACCGGATGATCGAGGCCTTCCTGCCCCTGCTGACTCGTTCCGGTGGAGCCGTCGTCAACAACCTGTCGGTGAACGCGCTTGCTCCCTTGCCGCTCATTCCCGCCTACTCGCTCTCGAAAGCAGCCGCGTTCAACCTGACGCAGTCGCTGCGTGCTCTTCTCGCCGGACGGGGCGTCAGCGTGCACGCCGTCCTGACCGGGCCCGTCGACACCGACATGACTCGGGGCCTCGACATAGCGAAAAGCTCCCCGGAAGCTGTGGCGCGAGCCATCTTTGACGGACTGGAACAAGGCGACGAGGACATATTTCCCGATCCGTTTACTGCGCCGTTGGCTGAAAGCTGGAACGACGGACCAGCGAGAACACTCGAGCGCCTGTACGCGGCGCTGCTCGCGAACGCGAAGCAGTAA
- a CDS encoding SDR family NAD(P)-dependent oxidoreductase encodes MANHIGNQIDSLAGTTAVVTGVSRGFGRAIATALTGAGANVVGVARGRTPIGELGERFTAVVADAADPEVAQRLIDEHRPRTLVLCAGASPAMRPLQDQTWESFSQNWNVDVAQAFHWSRVALRRPLAPGSSVIAMSSGAAINGSPLSGGYAGAKAAVKFIADYAAIESQRAGLGIRFVSVLPRLTPATDLGAKAVAAYADRQGVDVATFVDAGGPTLTAEQVGRWVLDLAIGYQHGSFLLTAAGLATTN; translated from the coding sequence ATGGCAAATCACATTGGAAATCAGATCGATTCACTAGCCGGGACGACGGCGGTCGTGACGGGCGTGAGCCGCGGATTCGGACGTGCGATCGCTACCGCGTTGACCGGCGCCGGGGCGAACGTCGTCGGCGTCGCTCGCGGGCGGACACCCATCGGCGAACTCGGTGAGCGCTTCACCGCGGTCGTCGCCGACGCGGCCGACCCCGAAGTCGCCCAACGGCTGATCGACGAGCACCGGCCGCGCACTCTGGTGCTGTGCGCTGGAGCGAGTCCGGCCATGCGTCCGTTGCAGGACCAGACGTGGGAGAGCTTCAGCCAGAACTGGAACGTCGATGTCGCACAGGCATTCCACTGGAGCCGGGTGGCGTTGCGGCGTCCGCTGGCGCCTGGCAGCTCGGTGATCGCGATGTCGAGCGGCGCCGCGATCAACGGCTCACCTCTCAGCGGCGGCTACGCGGGCGCCAAGGCCGCGGTCAAGTTCATCGCCGACTACGCCGCGATCGAATCCCAGCGGGCCGGGCTGGGCATTCGATTCGTGTCGGTGCTGCCGCGGCTGACTCCCGCGACCGACTTGGGCGCCAAAGCGGTTGCAGCGTATGCCGATCGGCAGGGTGTCGACGTCGCGACGTTCGTCGACGCCGGCGGGCCGACGCTCACGGCAGAACAGGTCGGCCGCTGGGTTCTCGACCTCGCAATCGGCTACCAGCACGGCTCATTTCTCCTCACCGCCGCCGGCCTGGCGACAACTAACTGA
- a CDS encoding DUF899 domain-containing protein: MNTPPVVSVREWDAAHQRLHEQEKQLMRAHDALAAQRRRMPWLLVEKDYEFDGPEGKVDLLGLFQGRRQLLVYRAFVGPDVDGWPDHGCRGCSMIADHIGNLAHLNARDTTLVFVSRAPQAGIERLKDRMGWRMPWYSISDSFDEDFGVRDWHGTNVFIHDRDRVYRTYFINGRGDEVLGNTWSLLDLTALGRQETWEDSPEGYPQSAPYEWWDWHDTYGQHAPSRWFGEPDPNDPDDLRPPRL, translated from the coding sequence ATGAACACACCACCGGTGGTGTCGGTCCGGGAGTGGGACGCCGCGCATCAGCGACTGCACGAGCAGGAAAAGCAACTGATGCGCGCGCACGACGCGCTCGCCGCGCAGCGGCGACGAATGCCGTGGCTGCTGGTCGAGAAGGACTACGAGTTCGACGGTCCAGAGGGCAAAGTCGACTTGCTGGGTCTGTTCCAGGGTCGACGGCAACTACTTGTTTACCGCGCATTCGTCGGGCCCGACGTCGACGGATGGCCCGATCACGGCTGTCGGGGTTGCTCGATGATCGCCGACCACATCGGAAACCTGGCTCATCTCAACGCGCGTGACACCACGCTGGTATTCGTCTCGCGGGCCCCGCAGGCCGGCATCGAGCGATTGAAGGATCGGATGGGCTGGCGGATGCCGTGGTACTCGATTAGCGACAGTTTCGACGAGGACTTCGGCGTACGCGACTGGCACGGCACCAACGTGTTCATTCATGACCGCGACCGGGTGTACCGCACCTACTTCATCAACGGCCGCGGCGACGAGGTCCTGGGCAACACCTGGAGCTTGTTGGACCTGACGGCGCTCGGACGTCAGGAGACCTGGGAAGACTCACCTGAGGGTTACCCGCAGAGCGCGCCCTACGAATGGTGGGACTGGCACGACACCTATGGGCAGCACGCGCCATCGAGGTGGTTCGGCGAACCCGACCCGAACGATCCCGACGATCTGCGCCCGCCTCGCCTCTGA
- a CDS encoding DUF417 family protein: protein MLGQAISRYGLALVLAWIGFGKYVKMESRVLIEHSPLMNWVYDLFSASTVARGLGTIEIVAAILIVARPFSAGLSAAGSALAIVLFCGTLSFLFTTPGVVSRFAGPIPVLSALPGQFLLKDVVLLGVAMWSYGEALQASTLHAGGRVRSRR from the coding sequence ATGTTGGGACAGGCGATCAGCAGGTACGGGTTGGCCTTGGTTCTGGCCTGGATCGGATTCGGCAAGTACGTCAAAATGGAGAGCCGGGTGCTGATCGAGCACAGTCCGCTGATGAATTGGGTCTACGACCTGTTTAGCGCCAGCACCGTGGCACGCGGACTCGGCACGATCGAGATCGTCGCCGCGATTCTCATTGTCGCGCGGCCGTTTTCGGCCGGGTTGTCCGCGGCGGGGAGTGCGCTGGCGATCGTGCTGTTCTGCGGCACGCTGAGCTTTCTGTTCACGACTCCCGGGGTAGTCAGCCGGTTCGCCGGGCCGATCCCGGTCTTGTCGGCGTTGCCCGGTCAGTTTTTGCTGAAAGACGTTGTGCTGCTAGGCGTTGCGATGTGGAGTTACGGCGAGGCCCTGCAGGCGTCAACTCTTCACGCCGGTGGTCGGGTCCGTTCACGGCGTTGA
- a CDS encoding TetR/AcrR family transcriptional regulator, giving the protein MTVGEIATAAEVTVPVIYQRFGSKAELFIAVAEDAYDRGLRHLKSAISGVSSFDAAIDTVLDAVASLNKLDRHTTAMVLIAPAEARRYEELSAELQPTLRRLGAFFDDIAKLAPPDLAPDSRARRDLSRALLSVCNGLASAAMMIDDTADYERVVDAMRSLFGARGRTLMSTP; this is encoded by the coding sequence GTGACAGTCGGTGAGATCGCCACTGCGGCGGAGGTGACAGTACCGGTCATCTACCAGCGTTTTGGCAGTAAGGCCGAGCTCTTCATCGCTGTCGCCGAGGATGCCTACGACCGTGGCCTTCGCCATCTCAAGTCGGCGATTTCCGGTGTTTCGTCGTTCGATGCCGCGATCGACACCGTCCTCGACGCGGTCGCCAGCCTGAACAAACTCGATCGCCACACGACCGCGATGGTGCTGATCGCTCCGGCCGAAGCGCGGCGCTACGAGGAACTCTCCGCGGAGTTGCAGCCGACTTTGCGCCGGCTCGGCGCCTTCTTCGATGACATCGCCAAGCTTGCTCCGCCCGACCTTGCGCCGGATTCCCGCGCGCGACGCGATCTCTCCCGCGCCCTGCTCAGCGTGTGCAATGGACTCGCCAGCGCGGCAATGATGATCGACGACACCGCCGACTACGAGCGGGTAGTCGACGCGATGCGATCCCTGTTCGGCGCACGCGGTCGAACTTTGATGTCAACGCCGTGA
- a CDS encoding MCE family protein, which yields MTTPAKAIDPRTPPFKRVALVMFVLAVVITALVYGQFRGYFTPKIHLTMLSARAGLVMEPGSKVTYNGVEIGRVASVSEVRRDNKPAAKLILDVYPRYITLIPVNVLANIRATTVFGQKYVSLKSPKKPTPQRITSHDVIDARSVTTEVNTLFQTITSIAEKVDPVKVNLTLSAAAQALNGLGDKFGQALVNANSVLDDVNPQMPQIRHDIQQLAALGDIYADAAPDLLDFLDSAVTTSRTLRRQQNDLDQALLAAAGFGNSGADIVRRGGPYLQRQLADLTPTLKLLDTYSPEIFCTIRNYHDVEPQVYAAVGGGNGYALRARSEVLSGAGLLLSPAGLAGTALSLGQLGLAGLVAGAPNPYVYPDNLPRVNAHGGPGGAPGCWQPITRQLWPAPSTVMDIGAEIAPYNHIETGSPYATEYVWGRQVGDNTINP from the coding sequence ATGACTACGCCAGCGAAGGCGATCGACCCACGCACACCGCCGTTCAAACGGGTTGCTCTCGTGATGTTCGTCCTCGCGGTGGTGATCACCGCGCTGGTGTATGGACAGTTCCGAGGCTATTTCACCCCGAAGATCCACTTGACCATGTTGTCTGCGCGCGCTGGCTTGGTGATGGAACCCGGCTCGAAGGTCACCTACAACGGGGTCGAGATCGGCCGCGTGGCAAGTGTTTCCGAGGTCCGACGCGACAACAAACCGGCGGCCAAGCTCATCCTCGACGTGTATCCGCGGTACATCACGCTGATTCCGGTCAACGTGCTCGCCAATATCAGGGCGACCACGGTTTTCGGTCAAAAGTACGTCTCGCTGAAATCACCAAAAAAGCCGACGCCGCAACGGATCACCTCGCACGATGTAATTGATGCCAGGTCGGTGACGACGGAAGTCAATACGCTGTTCCAGACGATCACGTCGATCGCCGAGAAAGTGGACCCGGTCAAGGTGAACCTGACGCTGAGCGCGGCCGCCCAGGCGTTGAATGGGCTCGGCGACAAGTTCGGGCAGGCGTTGGTCAATGCGAACTCCGTCCTCGATGACGTGAACCCGCAGATGCCCCAGATCCGTCACGATATCCAGCAGTTGGCGGCCCTTGGCGACATTTATGCCGATGCTGCGCCAGACCTGTTGGACTTTCTCGACAGTGCGGTAACCACGTCGCGCACACTGCGCCGTCAGCAGAACGACCTGGATCAGGCATTGTTGGCCGCGGCCGGGTTCGGTAATAGTGGCGCAGATATTGTTCGTCGCGGTGGACCTTATCTACAGCGGCAACTCGCCGACCTGACGCCCACCCTCAAGCTCCTGGACACCTACAGTCCCGAAATCTTTTGCACGATACGCAATTACCACGACGTCGAACCACAGGTCTACGCCGCAGTGGGTGGCGGAAACGGCTATGCGCTACGGGCCCGCTCCGAAGTTCTCTCTGGTGCAGGCCTTTTGCTCAGTCCGGCGGGGCTGGCCGGCACAGCGCTATCCCTCGGCCAGTTGGGTCTGGCCGGTTTGGTCGCCGGGGCGCCGAATCCCTATGTGTACCCGGACAATCTGCCGCGGGTGAATGCCCACGGCGGCCCGGGCGGTGCACCGGGCTGTTGGCAGCCGATTACGAGGCAGCTCTGGCCGGCCCCTTCGACGGTGATGGACATCGGCGCCGAGATCGCACCGTACAACCACATCGAGACTGGGTCGCCTTACGCAACCGAGTACGTCTGGGGCCGTCAAGTAGGGGACAACACGATCAACCCATGA
- a CDS encoding virulence factor Mce family protein, producing the protein MKITGTLVRLGSVSAVLVFFTALIVVVFGQIRFDRTNTYSADFSDASGLQDGQFVRASGVEVGKVKSMKLVDGGKRIRVDFTVDRALPLYQSTTAQIRYLNLVGDRYLELKRGEGEGADRVLPPGGFIPVSHTQPALDLDALIGGFKPLFKALDPQKINTIASAIVTVFQGQGGTISDILDQTAQLTSHLAERDEAIGEVIKNLNVVLDTTVRHRIEFDQTIDNFEKLITGLADHGDSLAANTAHISEGAGVVADLLSDNRTLLHKSLDYLETVQQPIVDQRDQYNDLIQRFPNALNQIGRSIGVYGDWVNFYVCDITLMENGLQPGGPVRTVKIWGQPTGRCTPQ; encoded by the coding sequence ATGAAAATCACTGGAACCCTCGTCCGGCTCGGCTCCGTCAGCGCGGTGCTGGTGTTCTTCACTGCGTTGATCGTGGTGGTATTCGGTCAGATCCGCTTCGACCGGACCAACACCTACTCCGCTGATTTCAGCGATGCCAGTGGGTTGCAGGACGGTCAGTTCGTCCGCGCCTCCGGGGTGGAGGTCGGCAAAGTCAAGAGCATGAAGCTTGTCGACGGCGGTAAGCGGATACGGGTGGACTTCACCGTCGACCGAGCGCTTCCGCTGTACCAGTCGACGACCGCGCAGATCCGCTACCTCAACCTGGTGGGCGACCGCTACCTCGAACTCAAGCGTGGTGAAGGCGAAGGCGCCGACCGGGTACTGCCGCCGGGCGGGTTCATCCCGGTGTCGCACACCCAGCCGGCCCTGGATCTCGACGCGCTGATCGGCGGCTTCAAACCTCTGTTCAAGGCGCTCGATCCGCAGAAGATCAACACCATCGCCTCGGCTATCGTCACCGTTTTCCAGGGTCAGGGCGGCACCATCAGCGACATCCTCGATCAGACTGCACAGCTCACGTCACACCTCGCCGAGCGCGATGAGGCCATCGGCGAGGTGATCAAAAATCTCAACGTTGTCTTGGACACCACGGTCCGCCATCGCATCGAGTTCGACCAGACCATCGACAATTTTGAGAAGCTCATCACGGGGCTCGCGGACCACGGTGACTCGTTGGCTGCCAACACCGCCCACATCAGCGAGGGCGCGGGAGTGGTAGCCGATCTGTTGTCTGACAACCGCACTCTGCTGCACAAATCGCTGGACTACCTCGAGACTGTGCAGCAGCCGATCGTCGACCAGCGCGACCAGTACAACGACCTGATCCAGCGGTTCCCCAACGCGTTGAACCAGATCGGCCGCTCCATCGGGGTGTACGGCGACTGGGTGAACTTCTACGTCTGCGACATCACGCTGATGGAAAACGGGCTGCAGCCCGGCGGTCCCGTCCGCACGGTCAAAATCTGGGGGCAGCCCACGGGAAGGTGCACGCCGCAATGA
- a CDS encoding virulence factor Mce family protein — translation MTTWGALKNQLLDPPNRSRLGVMGLVVVVLGVAVGQTFTSVPMLFASPSYYGQFGNTGGLKKGDKVRITGMNVGSVEDVKIDGNHITMKFSIGANTIGTESRLAVRTDTILGKKVLQIEPRGNQTLRPGGVLPLAQSTTPYQIYDAFSDATKAAAGWNIDTVKQSLNVLSQTINQTYPHLSAALDGVAKFSDTIGKRDDDVKHLLTQANKVARVLSDRGPQVDRLLVNSNDLLAAFNERSRAISTLLDNVSAFSAQVRNLVNDNPNLNHVLEQLRVVSDLLVARKDDLAQSLSIAAKFTAGLNEAIASGPYFKVSLANLLPYWILQPWVDAAFKKRGIDPEEFWRNAGLPAFRFPDPNGTRFPNGAPPPAPPVREGTPDHPGPAVPPGTPCSYTPSPDSLPRPGNPLPCAGLDLAPFGGSFPAPIDVATSPPNPNGLPPTPGIPIAGRPGEVQPDVPGTPVPLPPNAAPGARTEPLGPLPGPAPANPAAAPPPPPLVVPAAPAGPGANLPAPFINPGGTGGSGAQGGSQN, via the coding sequence ATGACAACCTGGGGTGCCCTCAAAAATCAGCTGCTCGACCCTCCCAACCGGTCCCGGCTCGGAGTCATGGGTCTCGTGGTGGTGGTGCTGGGCGTCGCCGTGGGCCAGACGTTCACCAGTGTCCCGATGTTGTTCGCCAGCCCCAGCTACTACGGGCAATTCGGCAACACCGGTGGCCTCAAAAAGGGTGACAAGGTGCGCATCACCGGCATGAACGTCGGCAGCGTGGAGGACGTCAAGATCGACGGCAACCACATCACGATGAAGTTTTCGATCGGTGCCAACACGATTGGCACCGAAAGCCGGCTGGCTGTCCGCACGGACACCATCTTGGGCAAGAAGGTGCTCCAAATCGAACCGCGGGGCAACCAGACGCTACGGCCGGGCGGTGTGCTGCCACTGGCCCAGAGCACCACGCCGTACCAGATCTACGACGCCTTCTCCGATGCCACCAAGGCCGCCGCCGGCTGGAACATCGACACCGTCAAACAGTCGCTGAATGTGTTGTCGCAGACCATTAATCAGACCTACCCGCATTTGAGCGCCGCACTCGACGGGGTGGCCAAGTTCTCCGACACCATCGGCAAGCGCGACGACGACGTCAAGCACCTGCTGACGCAGGCGAACAAAGTGGCCCGGGTGTTGAGTGATCGCGGCCCACAGGTCGACCGTCTCCTGGTGAACTCGAACGACCTGCTGGCCGCGTTCAACGAGCGCAGCCGGGCGATCAGCACACTTCTGGACAACGTGTCCGCGTTCTCAGCCCAGGTGCGGAACCTCGTGAACGACAACCCGAACCTTAATCACGTGCTCGAGCAATTACGGGTCGTCAGCGACTTGCTGGTGGCGCGCAAGGACGATTTGGCCCAATCACTCTCGATCGCAGCCAAATTCACGGCCGGGCTCAACGAGGCCATTGCCTCGGGGCCGTATTTCAAGGTGTCGCTGGCCAACCTGCTGCCTTATTGGATTTTGCAGCCGTGGGTGGACGCCGCCTTCAAGAAGCGCGGTATCGACCCGGAGGAATTCTGGCGCAATGCCGGTTTGCCGGCCTTCCGGTTCCCCGACCCGAACGGCACGCGGTTTCCCAACGGCGCACCGCCGCCGGCGCCACCGGTGCGGGAAGGAACCCCGGATCACCCGGGACCGGCTGTGCCGCCCGGCACACCGTGCTCGTATACGCCGTCGCCGGACTCGTTGCCAAGGCCAGGAAACCCACTGCCCTGTGCGGGATTGGATCTGGCGCCGTTCGGCGGCAGCTTCCCCGCGCCGATCGACGTCGCGACGTCGCCACCCAACCCGAACGGTCTCCCGCCGACACCGGGGATCCCGATCGCCGGGCGGCCGGGCGAGGTGCAACCCGACGTCCCCGGCACGCCGGTGCCGCTGCCGCCGAACGCGGCCCCGGGTGCCCGCACGGAGCCGCTGGGACCGCTGCCGGGACCCGCACCCGCCAATCCGGCGGCGGCACCACCCCCGCCGCCGTTGGTCGTGCCCGCGGCACCTGCGGGACCCGGCGCCAACCTTCCGGCGCCCTTCATCAATCCCGGCGGAACGGGAGGCAGCGGCGCGCAGGGAGGTAGTCAGAATTGA
- a CDS encoding virulence factor Mce family protein, whose product MSTRLDIRNLRLPRRSRASLIVASLVVAVAVLVVFIGGRIYRELTTNTVDAYFPRADAIYPGDEVQIMGAGVGSIDKIEPVGDKMKVTFHYSNKYKVPANASAVILNPTLVASRNIQLEPPYNGGPVMGDHAVIPVERTQVPTEWDELRNSVTNIVSELGPTKEQPEGPFGEAIDSFATGLAGKGKQINTTFDSLSRTLTALNEGRGDLFAVVRSLAMFVNDLHQDDQKFVALNKNLSQFTTSLTGSDHDLANALQQFDGLLSTLRPFLAKNHEVLTHDVNNLATATNTVLQPDPRNGLESVLHVLPNLWGNLGQIYYPAHGAVVGNPAITNFANPMQFICSAIQAGSRLGNQESAELCAQYLGPVLDAMKFNYLPFGLNLASTAAILPKEVAYSEPRLHPPNGYKDTTVPGIWVPDTPLAHRNTQPGWVVAPGMQGTRVGPITAGLLTPESLAELMGGPDIVPPRSNLQTPPGPPNAYDENPILPPIGLNAPQVPVPPPPPGPGVVVGPVAPTPAPVGAPLPAEAPTGAGS is encoded by the coding sequence TTGAGTACCCGCTTGGATATTCGCAACCTTAGGCTCCCGAGAAGGTCCCGGGCGTCGCTGATCGTCGCGTCATTGGTGGTGGCGGTTGCCGTGCTCGTCGTGTTCATCGGCGGACGGATCTACCGCGAGCTGACCACCAACACGGTGGACGCCTATTTCCCGCGGGCCGACGCGATCTATCCGGGCGACGAAGTCCAGATCATGGGTGCGGGAGTGGGCTCGATCGACAAAATCGAGCCTGTCGGCGACAAGATGAAGGTGACCTTTCACTACAGCAACAAGTACAAGGTGCCCGCCAACGCCTCCGCGGTCATCCTCAACCCAACCTTGGTCGCCTCACGCAACATTCAGTTGGAGCCGCCCTACAACGGTGGGCCGGTGATGGGCGATCACGCGGTGATTCCGGTCGAACGCACCCAGGTGCCCACCGAATGGGATGAACTGCGCAATTCGGTCACCAACATCGTGTCGGAGCTCGGCCCGACGAAAGAACAGCCCGAGGGCCCGTTCGGCGAGGCAATCGACTCGTTCGCCACTGGGCTGGCCGGCAAAGGCAAGCAGATCAACACCACGTTCGACAGCCTGTCGCGCACGTTGACCGCCCTCAACGAGGGCCGCGGCGACTTGTTCGCGGTCGTGCGCAGCCTGGCGATGTTCGTCAACGACCTACACCAAGACGACCAGAAGTTCGTGGCGCTGAACAAGAACCTTTCGCAGTTCACCACCAGCTTGACCGGGTCCGATCATGATCTGGCCAACGCCCTACAGCAGTTCGACGGCTTACTCTCGACGCTGCGTCCATTCTTGGCCAAGAACCACGAGGTGTTGACCCACGACGTCAACAATCTCGCGACCGCGACCAATACGGTGCTCCAGCCGGATCCGCGCAACGGATTGGAAAGCGTGCTGCACGTCCTGCCTAATCTGTGGGGAAACCTCGGCCAGATTTACTACCCGGCGCACGGCGCTGTCGTCGGCAACCCGGCGATCACGAACTTCGCCAACCCGATGCAGTTCATCTGCAGTGCGATCCAGGCCGGTAGTCGGCTAGGGAATCAGGAATCTGCCGAACTGTGCGCGCAGTATCTGGGTCCGGTATTGGACGCGATGAAGTTCAACTACTTGCCGTTCGGGCTGAATCTGGCGAGCACCGCGGCGATCCTTCCCAAGGAGGTCGCCTATTCCGAGCCGCGCCTACATCCGCCAAATGGTTACAAGGACACCACCGTCCCCGGGATTTGGGTGCCGGATACACCGTTGGCACACCGCAACACTCAACCGGGTTGGGTGGTCGCACCGGGAATGCAGGGAACGCGGGTTGGGCCGATCACGGCCGGTTTATTGACACCGGAATCGCTGGCCGAATTGATGGGTGGCCCGGACATCGTGCCCCCGCGATCCAATCTGCAAACCCCGCCTGGACCACCGAACGCGTACGACGAGAACCCGATCTTGCCGCCCATCGGGTTGAACGCCCCGCAGGTGCCGGTCCCGCCGCCGCCACCTGGCCCAGGTGTAGTCGTCGGCCCGGTAGCGCCGACACCCGCGCCGGTCGGCGCACCGCTGCCCGCTGAGGCACCGACGGGAGCAGGCTCGTGA